Proteins encoded in a region of the Oncorhynchus gorbuscha isolate QuinsamMale2020 ecotype Even-year linkage group LG16, OgorEven_v1.0, whole genome shotgun sequence genome:
- the LOC123999547 gene encoding fas-binding factor 1 homolog isoform X2: protein MAKQKKGQKSSIDDMLGDLLGDDDFPVKAKAPAREAGRLGPPLPSRSGKHSLLGDDFFSKLAEEAENEDIDDMDADLFGSKKKPSTAPAQSKGSGIGGPTKNPPKSGNKLKGGGISDELHIEEKKPSSAPALTARGYKRFSFTDDDILAPTTDTKGTKANSWTHVQTTKYQVNCKIHWSGPKCRFLNTP from the exons ATG GCTAAACAGAAGAAAGGACAGAAGA GTTCAATTGATGATATGTTAGGAGACCTGTTGGGAGATGATG ATTTCCCAGTGAAGGCCAAAGCTCCGGCCCGTGAAGCAGGCAGACTAGGACCTCCTCTACCATCACGCAGTGgaaaaca CTCACTATTGGGCGACGACTTCTTCAGCAAACTGGCTGAGGAAGCTGAAAATGAG GACATAGATGATATGGACGCTGATCTCTTTGGATCAAAGAAAAAGCCCAGTACAGCCCCAGCTCAAAGTAAAGGCTCCGGCATTGGAGGACCTACGAAAAATCCTCCTAAATCAGGAAACAAGTTAAAAGGAGGAGGAATCTCAGATGAGCTACACATTGAGGAGAAGAAGCCAAGTTCTGCTCCTGCATTGACAGCACGTGGCTACAAGAGGTTCAGCTTCACTG ATGATGATATTCTTGCCCCAACAACAGACACAAAAGGTACCAAAGCTAACAGTTGGACCCATGTACAGACCACAAAATATCAGGTCAACTGTAAAATCCATTGGAGTGGCCCTAAGTGTAGATTTCTTAACACACCATAA
- the LOC123999547 gene encoding fas-binding factor 1 homolog isoform X4: MAKQKKGQKSSIDDMLGDLLGDDDFPVKAKAPAREAGRLGPPLPSRSGKHSLLGDDFFSKLAEEAENEDIDDMDADLFGSKKKPSTAPAQSKGSGIGGPTKNPPKSGNKLKGGGISDELHIEEKKPSSAPALTARGYKRFSFTGETLMTLWLTC, from the exons ATG GCTAAACAGAAGAAAGGACAGAAGA GTTCAATTGATGATATGTTAGGAGACCTGTTGGGAGATGATG ATTTCCCAGTGAAGGCCAAAGCTCCGGCCCGTGAAGCAGGCAGACTAGGACCTCCTCTACCATCACGCAGTGgaaaaca CTCACTATTGGGCGACGACTTCTTCAGCAAACTGGCTGAGGAAGCTGAAAATGAG GACATAGATGATATGGACGCTGATCTCTTTGGATCAAAGAAAAAGCCCAGTACAGCCCCAGCTCAAAGTAAAGGCTCCGGCATTGGAGGACCTACGAAAAATCCTCCTAAATCAGGAAACAAGTTAAAAGGAGGAGGAATCTCAGATGAGCTACACATTGAGGAGAAGAAGCCAAGTTCTGCTCCTGCATTGACAGCACGTGGCTACAAGAGGTTCAGCTTCACTGGTGAG ACTTTGATGACCCTTTGGCTGACCTGTTAG
- the LOC123999547 gene encoding fas-binding factor 1 homolog isoform X3, which produces MAKQKKGQKSSIDDMLGDLLGDDDFPVKAKAPAREAGRLGPPLPSRSGKHSLLGDDFFSKLAEEAENEDIDDMDADLFGSKKKPSTAPAQSKGSGIGGPTKNPPKSGNKLKGGGISDELHIEEKKPSSAPALTARGYKRFSFTGEMMIFLPQQQTQKTLMTLWLTC; this is translated from the exons ATG GCTAAACAGAAGAAAGGACAGAAGA GTTCAATTGATGATATGTTAGGAGACCTGTTGGGAGATGATG ATTTCCCAGTGAAGGCCAAAGCTCCGGCCCGTGAAGCAGGCAGACTAGGACCTCCTCTACCATCACGCAGTGgaaaaca CTCACTATTGGGCGACGACTTCTTCAGCAAACTGGCTGAGGAAGCTGAAAATGAG GACATAGATGATATGGACGCTGATCTCTTTGGATCAAAGAAAAAGCCCAGTACAGCCCCAGCTCAAAGTAAAGGCTCCGGCATTGGAGGACCTACGAAAAATCCTCCTAAATCAGGAAACAAGTTAAAAGGAGGAGGAATCTCAGATGAGCTACACATTGAGGAGAAGAAGCCAAGTTCTGCTCCTGCATTGACAGCACGTGGCTACAAGAGGTTCAGCTTCACTGGTGAG ATGATGATATTCTTGCCCCAACAACAGACACAAAAG ACTTTGATGACCCTTTGGCTGACCTGTTAG
- the LOC123999547 gene encoding fas-binding factor 1 homolog isoform X1 codes for MAKQKKGQKSSIDDMLGDLLGDDDFPVKAKAPAREAGRLGPPLPSRSGKHSLLGDDFFSKLAEEAENEDIDDMDADLFGSKKKPSTAPAQSKGSGIGGPTKNPPKSGNKLKGGGISDELHIEEKKPSSAPALTARGYKRFSFTGEMMIFLPQQQTQKVPKLTVGPMYRPQNIRSTVKSIGVALSVDFLTHHKAY; via the exons ATG GCTAAACAGAAGAAAGGACAGAAGA GTTCAATTGATGATATGTTAGGAGACCTGTTGGGAGATGATG ATTTCCCAGTGAAGGCCAAAGCTCCGGCCCGTGAAGCAGGCAGACTAGGACCTCCTCTACCATCACGCAGTGgaaaaca CTCACTATTGGGCGACGACTTCTTCAGCAAACTGGCTGAGGAAGCTGAAAATGAG GACATAGATGATATGGACGCTGATCTCTTTGGATCAAAGAAAAAGCCCAGTACAGCCCCAGCTCAAAGTAAAGGCTCCGGCATTGGAGGACCTACGAAAAATCCTCCTAAATCAGGAAACAAGTTAAAAGGAGGAGGAATCTCAGATGAGCTACACATTGAGGAGAAGAAGCCAAGTTCTGCTCCTGCATTGACAGCACGTGGCTACAAGAGGTTCAGCTTCACTGGTGAG ATGATGATATTCTTGCCCCAACAACAGACACAAAAGGTACCAAAGCTAACAGTTGGACCCATGTACAGACCACAAAATATCAGGTCAACTGTAAAATCCATTGGAGTGGCCCTAAGTGTAGATTTCTTAACACACCATAAAGCATATTAA